Within the Erpetoichthys calabaricus chromosome 1, fErpCal1.3, whole genome shotgun sequence genome, the region CCTGAGATTTGATAGGTTTCTTACATATGAAGGAGAAAATGAAACATATGTTCCAAATTTAGTTTAATTAAGTGTCTGAGAAGAAAGAGGGATTACTTTCAAAGACATTTCCTATAATGACTATTCCACTGAAGTAAGCTCAATCAAAACCAGCCTCTACTTTATGGCAGCACTCCACATAGTAATATTACTGTTCGGAGACAACAGCATGATTTGAGTTATACTATTGCTTGCATTACTGAAGATAACTGGATTTGGTGACTAAATGGCAAATCtatatttttcagaattttatcAGAGAAATCCTGCAAAAAAAGTCAGGTACTACAGTTATTGTAACTGTTCACAGCAAATAGACATGGAtacaaaacacttccaaaaactATGCATGTCCCAAGGGTGAGCAGGTCTTCACTGATACTGTGGATTGGGCAGATTTTCTAACCCCCACACAGTAATTTGGGGCAGGTAGGGTTGCTATCACGCTTAAAGAGATCATGGAGTGTCAGGCGTGAggctttttttaacttcttttcaGTTGATAGACTATGTTGTGCTTTTGACTATGCTGGGAAACAATTACTCCCAAGAGATGAATCATATCAGCCATAAACATAGTGTCACTCATTTATGTATCAACTGCGTGTGTGAATTCTGCCTCAGAGAGAAGTGCCAGAAGTGTTTTTGTATGAAGTACACTGGTGGTGTTGCAAGATGCCCCGGTTTGTCTAGATTGGagtttgcttatggtttacaccTTTTGTCTTTGATGCAACGTCATACACAAAGACATGATTAGGCAAGATGggatttatttattcaaatactTTTCGCTATGTTAGTATTTACATTGTGGAAGTACAAATGTGTTGTTTAAATacgatttgtttggttttccaggTACTACACTACAGGTCAAGTTTTGTCAGATATACAATTTACAGTTTTTGAAATGTGGTTTGGCTGTCATTCACGTAAGAAGCATCCAGTATTAAGCCATCAAATGAGTCCTTTGGGCTAATTGCAatctttaaagtaaattctaagCTTTCTGTTGCTCAGTACTGTAGGTTCCAAGCAGGCAAAGAACACTTCCGTAGATTCCATAATGCCAGCAAGTATAACAGGAAGATGCCTTCTTTCTTAAAACAGCTTTCAAGAAAAATCTaagttaattttacttatttgatATAATAAGAAGGACAAGGAGAAGAAGTTGCATTTATAGAACATCTTTGACAATCCCATGACTAATTATTAGTGAACGACTGATTTCATTAAACAGGGAGTTGACAATTACCAATAGAAATTAATGGTAAATGTTTGAAGAACATGTTACCTGTATCCAACCCTACTGATATTGCCCAACAAGATACAGCTGTCAAACAAgataaagaaaagataaaaacagatatgtaaaagCATAACCAATGCAATAGATGGGGATTGCTTCCTGAGGTACTGGGTATATAGACAAGCAGAGAATGAAAACCCATTCACACCACTAACTCCCCCAAAAAGCTAAAACCCTGATTATTCTAACTCTCCTTGAATATCAGCTACACATGAAAGTCCCAATGAGAGTATGCTTTTCAGTGATTTTTGTAGACTGCTTAAAAAAGTAGACCTTAAATATTCCACTTGGCAACTTACCACAGACACGTTCACATGGAGCCATTTGAATGTCATGTTACAGACCCAGTTTCATAAATAAATGGTAAATCCATGCATCAGCTATAGGAAAATATCAGCTAGAACAAAAAGACAGCCCTCCTTAAATGGTATGTTGATTCTGCACATATTTACCTTCTAATATATTCTTTTAAATGCAATTGGAGATAAGATCAGGAAGGTTAAGCATTTCATCTCAATAAATTAATTATGGTTTGTATGCAAATTAGAAAAGAGGTAGGTGGCATTTCAGTGGCAGCTTATGGTATTTATCTGCCGGATATATCACACTCTGGTTTTAAATATCAACACATAAATAAATGCTACACCATTTATTCCCACTTTGACACAGGTTTAGATATCTTTTTTCAAATCAAGCTTTTAATAAacatatgtaatttattttactttgtgttaTTTAGTCACCATAATGGTGTTGGTGTGAACTGCATCACATTTATATTTGCTTTAGAAagactcatttttttttcaatttccaaaCATACTTATTTTAATAGTTGCTGAACATGCAATGATGTAAAGTatagaaagtaaataaatacacacattctTAAGACTGTCTGTTCACAGAATACCTTGAAAGTAAGGTAGTCATTATAGAATATTTACTGACCAACTATATCAACCAACATTACCACAAGCAGTGAACTTAAAAAGAACTGATTATTTGCTCCTGCTTAATTAATATTTCCTATTTGTGGCTTAATTTGAtttctcttcatttcaggtcTCAGGACTTCAATGATCATGGAAAGCCTGCTTCTGGGCGTTTTACTGGTGGGAAGTTTTGCAGTCATGACAGAGGCCTGCCCATTCCACTGTGTTTGCCAAAACCTGTCAGAATCATTAAGCACTCTCTGTGCCAACAAAGGACTCTTGTTCATCCCACCAAATATTGACAGGCGCACAGTAGAGCTTCGTCTTGCTGACAACTTTATTAGAGTGGTGGAGCCACAAGACTTTACCAATATGACTGGTCTAGTGGATCTAACTTTGTCCAGGAACACAATTCACGACATTCAGCCCTTTGCATTTGGGGATCTAGAGAGCCTTAGATCACTACATCTTGACACTAACAGACTGACTGAAATTCATGATGAGGATTTCAGAGGGATGCTAAACCTTCAGCaccttattattaataataaccaGTTAGTAAATGTTTCAGCATTAGCTTTTGAGGATTTCTTGCTCACTCTAGAAGATTTGGATTTATCTTATAACAACCTTCAGAAAGTTCCTTGGGAGGCAATCCAAAATATGGTCAACCTTCATACACTTAACCTAGATCACAACCTTATAGACTTTGTCATGGAAGGATCTTTTGCTGAGCTTTACAAACTTGCTCGGTTAGACATGACCTCTAACAGGCTACAGACACTACCTCCAGATCCTTTGTTTGCCAGATCTCAGACAGGTGTGATAAGCCCTACTCCCTACAGCTCTATCATTACACTCAATTTTGGTGGCAACCCACTACACTGTAATTGTGAATTGCTCTGGCTCCGAAGACTGGTTCGAGAGGATGATATGGAGACTTGTGCCTCACCCTTACATCTGGCAGGTCGCTACTTTTGGTCTATACCAGAAGAAGAGTTTACATGTGAGCCACCTCTTATTACAAGACACACTCATAAGCTTTGGATACTGGAAGGTCAAAGGGCTACCCTTAGGTGTCGAGCAATAGGTGACCCAGAGCCTATGATTCACTGGGTATCACCAGATGATAAAATCATTTCCAACTCATCCCGAACAGCCTCTTACAGAAATGGTACCCTGGACATCTTGGTGACGACAGTACGAGATGATGGAGCCTACACTTGCATTGCTATCAATGCAGCTGGGGAATCTACAGCTTTGGTGGATTTAAAAATTATTCCCCTTCCTCACCGGAGCAATGGTACTATTCACATTGTACATCAGGACCCTGGATCCAGTGATATTACAACTTCTGCAAAAACGGGAGGGAACAGCACCGAGGGAAGCAGCAGAACTCAAGAGAGGTTGGTTCGGATAACAGATGTGACAGCCACATCTGCAGTTGTTCGATGGCTAATTGGGAAATCTTCCTATACCGTTTGGATGTATCAAATACAGTACAACTGCACAGTTGATGAAACTCTAGTGTACAGGTAAGAATTTTATTGGATAATATCAATTGACAAATCAAGTGGGATGTATCAGTTAAGTTTGCTGCAGGGATTTTCTAATGAGGATAAAAGTTAAaccatttatattttaatgattaaTACATGCACATATTCCAAACCATCAAGGTCAATGTATAAACCCTCAACACATCTACATCTAGTGCATGAATAAGTCAAAAAAGGTTTTCAGGAAGTTTACCATTTAATTCATTCTAGgcaaaattacattacatttttaaaaaatggcactgcctttggaagaagaaaaaaaaataaaccaagagattcttctcaaaaatatttaaaaaggaaataaaacagaagGAATCATTTTGTTCCTTTTATACTTTAATATGTTGAAAGATCAACGCTGTTAGGATAAAAAGGCCTCTACAGAAAGCCTAGTCTTACAAGACtagatgtatatattatacatctggTGACAAGCATGAATGGATTTGGCTTAAATGTTTGTGAGAAAAATTAGAATGTTCAGTGGGTGTGAAATTCCAAAACCAACCCATTGCCTCATGAAGGGAGAGTTCAGAGCAGGGGCAGGGATTTAAACAACAAAGAGAAATGATGTTCTTCTCATGTCATCAAACCAATAGCAGGTTTAGGAAAAAATTATAGCTGAAAAGTATCCAAAAAAAGACCTCAGTTGAACATACATGAGTGTGTGGAAAATAAACAACCTATTGAAAAGGGAAAAAACCTCTGTTAGAGCAGCATGTGAGTTGGCTGCTGAAGTAATCACTGgactagtggtaaaagtgaacaaCACATTGCCACTGGTCATTTGTGGTTTCTGTTGCTCAGTTATAATGATAAAGTTGAGGCAATTGTAAGGCTAGAAGAACAGAAAACTGTTAGCAAAATGATGAACTCAAGACAACATATAAGATAAGCAGTATGCTATCACACCCAGTAAAAAGGATGAAAAACAGCACCCATTAAGCGAGACCTTTTTGTTGCTGATAACGTAgaaccacaggagatgcagattacTGTAGTCAATCAATTCAAAACAGTACATGTATGTAATGACACTGATACCACAGCAGCAGAACCAGGTACCAACTCTTGACATGTCTACATGAATAActaaagttaacattactgtctaattgcaAACCCTGCCATACCTGAATACAGCTGCTGCATttcaacttattttataaatagacCACACTACTTCCTGTCTTACACACACTATGGCACCCATTGTGACCCCATTTAGAACTAAGCGGGTTAAAAAATGGACTTACTTCTCTAAACTCCATTTGCTGTTATTCCATGTAGTGATGCAATAGCACAAATTATAGCAAGATATACAATTTAATCATTAACATATGTTATTAAGCTTTTGATTTGACAAcagcaatttcagttttttattcacCCCTCCAACCCCAACCCCCATCATTCCCCAAACCAGTCAAGCCCTTTACGGTTTCCCCCCAAGTTTTTCCATACATGAGCACaatacattacatacagtatttctctaATATAT harbors:
- the lrfn4a gene encoding leucine-rich repeat and fibronectin type-III domain-containing protein 2 yields the protein MIMESLLLGVLLVGSFAVMTEACPFHCVCQNLSESLSTLCANKGLLFIPPNIDRRTVELRLADNFIRVVEPQDFTNMTGLVDLTLSRNTIHDIQPFAFGDLESLRSLHLDTNRLTEIHDEDFRGMLNLQHLIINNNQLVNVSALAFEDFLLTLEDLDLSYNNLQKVPWEAIQNMVNLHTLNLDHNLIDFVMEGSFAELYKLARLDMTSNRLQTLPPDPLFARSQTGVISPTPYSSIITLNFGGNPLHCNCELLWLRRLVREDDMETCASPLHLAGRYFWSIPEEEFTCEPPLITRHTHKLWILEGQRATLRCRAIGDPEPMIHWVSPDDKIISNSSRTASYRNGTLDILVTTVRDDGAYTCIAINAAGESTALVDLKIIPLPHRSNGTIHIVHQDPGSSDITTSAKTGGNSTEGSSRTQERLVRITDVTATSAVVRWLIGKSSYTVWMYQIQYNCTVDETLVYRILPSTSKAFGLKNLVSGVDYDLCVLAIFDDIVTSLAATKVVGCAQFTTKDDYPHCHSLHAHFLGGTLTIIVGGVIVVTLLVFTVVMMVKYRICSSANSLPKVTDVYSQTNGNQLMPNGILSQRNMAPLPKPPIMADKKRAPFSSEHDHMAQYYGTKIQCKRVKPRYRSEQHHTMPATKFALPPPSAENSQDYSNERSEWKSSSTKGATWERPSSVGIPKTKRSCSFDMGEIATTTCYSYAKRLSVIWTKRSQSLHGMMMHCAETTDITGKKMIFPNTDELEESVV